The Tessaracoccus timonensis sequence GGCACCCCCGGCGCTCCTCAGCGCATCTCGTAGTCGGTGAGCCTTCTCCTGCTCAATGAGGCGCAGGTTGTCGGACTCGTTCAGCCTCTGCACCAAGCTCTGGTTTTCCTCTTGGAGCTGGTTCAACTTAGTTTCGAGCGTTGCGATCGTCTCGTCCCACGCTTGGATAGCGCGTGCTTCCAATCTGGCCATCTCCTGCTCGGTGTGACGGAGCTTCTCGCGGAGGAGCTCTTCCTCGTCGGACTTGGTCGGCGTCTCGTCAAGGTCAGCGACAGAGGGCGCTGCCCGTGACGTTTCCTCGGGTTCGTAGGCCATCGCCCCTGCTGTCTCCATCCGTTGGTGAGGCTCCTCAGCAGCTGAGCTGAGGTCGCCTCCTCGGACCTCGGATGATTCGGCGGGCACTGCAACGCGCGCTTGACGCGTCGTCGTATCTTCCAGCGGATCAGGAGACGCGACCTGAGCTCCGCCACGAGCCGGGGCTACGGGCCCGCTCTCGGCTGTCCGCCGCGGTTGTTCTTGGATCTCCTCGCGAGCGGCATGCGTCGTGGCGGGGGCTTCGTGCGCGCGCTCCGCTGGCGGTCGCAACTGTCCCTCAGCGTGCGACGAAGCCTCCACTGGGGTGGACCGTCGACGGCCGATTAGGAAGCCCAGCAAGGCGGCCAAGGCGGCGACCACGACGAGGACCACGAGGATCTGCAGATATGCGTAGGCGAAACCTTGCACGTCATCCTTCCTGGAAGGTGATTTCGACCCGACGGTTGAGCTGACGCCCGTCCGGGGTGTCGTTTGGGGCGACGGGGTTTGCATCCCCGCCTGCGACCGTGGTGATGCGGGCTTCATCGACACCGGCGTCCAGCAGCACCTCTTGGGCGGCGGAGGCTCGTGCGTCGGAAAGCGCGCGTCGGCCCGCCTCGTCTTGGCCATTGTCGGTGTATCCCGTGAGCGTGACCATGACGTCAGGGTGCGCGGTCAAATATTCGGCCAACTCCCGCAGCACCGTCTCGTCTTCCGAGCGCACGGAGGCGCTCGCCCCTTCGAACATCAGGTTGGGGTAGGAAGGTGGTTCGGCCGAGGTCGATGGAGTGGCAGGGGTGGGGGAGGCGTCGTTCGTCACCGGGGGTGGTGTCGTGGATGGCGACTCAGGCGCCGCCGGGCTCGCTTCCTCGCTTGGCTGGGAGGAGCCCGGAGGTTGATGATCCTCGACTTGGACCACTCGCGTGCCACTCACACCCGAAACCACCGTGTGGGCTGTGTCCGCCGTCGCCGCATCGGCAAGGTTCGTCAGCGTCGCGTCGAAGCCCGAATAGGAAACGTCCGCGTGCACATCGGCGTTGGCCAATTCAGCGGCGGCACGCCGGGTGAGTTGAGACTCAGCCGACGAAACGACCCACGCTGATCCGGCCAATAGAGCTCCGGCCAAGGCCGCGGCGACGCCAGCCACCGGAGCCCATGATCTACCGCTGCTCACAGTGGATCCTCCTTCAGAGGTGCTCGACGTGCCTCCCGCTAGCGGTCAAGAAACGGTATCCCGGAGAGCTTACCGGGGTTTCCATCCCGAAGCGTATCACTGAGCGGCTAGGCTCAATGCGTCATTGAGGTTGAAGTAGTCCAAACTTGCATATCTCCGGAGTCCAATAGTGTACTGGTGGCTCCACAGTAGTTCCTCATCCATGGCCTCCAAGGAGGTCCGGGGGGCTTAGTACAACTGGACAGCACAGCAGTGTTGAGAGGAAAAGATTATGACCAGCAACTACATCGTCAGCAAGACTGATGAGCTCTCTAGGGTGATCGGCAATATGCGCCGGTCCATCCCGGAGCTACACGGCGTGATGATCGCGTCCACCGACGGCCTGCCCGTCGCCCATGATTTCTCGGACTCCGACGCAGAGCGCATCGCGGCCATGGCCGCTACCGCTCTGGGCCTCGGTGGGCGAATTGCTGAGCGCGCTGAGCTGGGCGATTTTGCCGAAGCCGTGGTTCGCGGACAGAACGGCTACATGGTGACGTACTCGGCCGGCACCGACGCCGTGCTCGTCCTCACCGGCCCCATCGACTCCAACCTCGGCCT is a genomic window containing:
- a CDS encoding OmpA family protein; this translates as MSSGRSWAPVAGVAAALAGALLAGSAWVVSSAESQLTRRAAAELANADVHADVSYSGFDATLTNLADAATADTAHTVVSGVSGTRVVQVEDHQPPGSSQPSEEASPAAPESPSTTPPPVTNDASPTPATPSTSAEPPSYPNLMFEGASASVRSEDETVLRELAEYLTAHPDVMVTLTGYTDNGQDEAGRRALSDARASAAQEVLLDAGVDEARITTVAGGDANPVAPNDTPDGRQLNRRVEITFQEG
- a CDS encoding roadblock/LC7 domain-containing protein is translated as MTSNYIVSKTDELSRVIGNMRRSIPELHGVMIASTDGLPVAHDFSDSDAERIAAMAATALGLGGRIAERAELGDFAEAVVRGQNGYMVTYSAGTDAVLVLTGPIDSNLGLMRIEARVAAVELKQLLGRA